The Euphorbia lathyris chromosome 4, ddEupLath1.1, whole genome shotgun sequence genomic interval AAGAAGCTGAGGCTGGCCAAGTAGAGATCCAACATTCAGGTTGTTCAATTGTGAATTTACCTAGCCACATTCTTGCAACTATTCTTTTTAGACTGCCGATTAAAAAGATAGTTGTTTGCAAATGCATATGCAAATCTTGGTATGCTATGATTTCGAATCCTGAATTTACTAAGATGCACTATGCTCAGTCTGAGGTCCTTCCAATTGCTCGAACTGTGAATTCTACACACGTGTCAAGAACACTTTATCCTCTTGAGCTAGAACAAGATGAAAGGTCTATGGACATGTTTTTGTGTCAGCAATCCCATGACTATTCTGAACGGATTCGCCAGGTTTGTATGAAAACGGGTTCCAAGTTAAAGATTCCAGTCCGCAACTTCCCTATCGATAGCAATGAAGCGGTCGCATTGAATCCAATGGATTACAGGTATAAGATAGTCAATTCGTGTAACGGATTTCTTTGCCTATCTGAACCAATTTATAATAAGCCTGCCGTTGTGTGCAATCCAGTTACAGGAGAGTTTAttaatcttccacaagtgattAAGGGTGAAAATGTTGATGGTTCTTCTCATGATCATTTTGATTGTGGTTTTGGTTTTAGCCCAAAGACCAATCAATACAAAGTGGTAAAAATTTTGAAGCAATATTCACCTATGGAAAAGAAATATGGTAACTTGGTTCAAGTACACATTCTTGGTACAAGATCATGGAAAAATATCGAATTTGCTCCCTATTCGGGGTATACGTTCTTATTTCCTACTTATCTGAATGGTGCAGTTCATTGGATTTGTCTTCTTGTTAAGAAATTAATTCTCATTCTttcatttgattgtgaaaaagAATGTTTCCTCCAACTTTCATCACCTCCATTAAGGGAGGGGTCAAGGGACAATGTGGGTATGGGAGTACTAGGAGGATGTCTTTGCATATGTGACTCTTCTGATCCATCATTGACTTGTGTTTGGGTGATGAAGGATTATGGTGTCGAAACATCTTGGACAAAAGTTTTCGAAATCGACGTGAGTTGTTGTGATAGAATGCTTTATGGATTATATCAACCcataaaatacatgaataatggAGCACTTCTGATGTTCAATTATCCTAGGAGTATTCTAATTTATTATGACCCAAGAAATCATGGATTGAAGCTTTTCGGGTTTCGTCCcatcaaatcaaaatttgagATACTTGCTCATACTCCAAGCTTAATTTCACTCAAGGATGTTCTTGCAGGATGTGAAGTGGAGGTAGTTAATGTCTATTCAAGGTACTTATTAACCAAATTGTTTCTGTATATAAGTTAATTATTTTTGATTTAGCTTTTTCATACTCATTGAAGTATTTTACCTACAGGTGTGCCGGGTTGAAATTAAAGGGCGAAGCTAGAGCCATTTCCTTGTATTTGAAGAAGGATCTTAAGGTTCTATCTGATTCTGATTGTGATCCTgattatgagttttttttatataactaCATATACTATGAATCGGTAGAATACTGGTGGGGTAAGTATGACTATGGCTTTTCAGTATTAGCCTGAAACCTTAAAGATATTTCAGCTTACATCTTGAAGGAAGCATTGTGTTTTGGGGAAAGTATAAAAATCTTACTTGTGGTTTGGCTGATTTGCGAAATCAGGTCTGCGATTTTAAAAGTTTTCAAACTCAAATATGTGATTTGTGTCTTTAGTAGTTAAAGGAGCTGTGAATCAACGTGCAAAATTAGGcctataatatgtttttttaagaCAAAAACATTCTTGCTCCAAGTTGCTCCCTTTTGGGATAAATAATTACATTAGCAGTTCTCTTATGGAATGTCTGAATTTGCAAATGATACAAATTAGATACCTGAGTTCGCAAACTTTTTAATCACAAACCTATCTTCGTAATTCGGTCaaaccataatttttttttttatacatatattctttcatcttttgtttttgttcagTAAGGTTTACTAGTTGTCTGAAAAAACTTCCTTGTTGATTGATACAAATGGAGCTTGTTGTAATTAACTTTTGATGCTTTGTTTTATGGGCAAGAAATAATGTTAGTTTGATGGATAATTTGTGATGCTTTGCTTTATAGACAAGAAAATAGTGTTAGTTTGTTGGGATAAGGTTAATATTTGTTGCCCCGAGTCTAAATTATATCCTTAACGTAAGAGATGAACAAAAATTGTACTCAATGTTTGCAACCTATATCGATTTTGGTCCAGGTAACGATCCTGGTTATGTGCTCCGTTATCTGGTCAAATTGTTTCAGGGTGAAATTGCTGatgatgaaattttattatttttctacgTCAGGGGTATATATGCAATTTCAAAAACATTAGGGGCAAATTTGAACTTAATCCATTTCTATAATGAATTGAGATACATGGTGGTAAaaagaaaatgcaaaaatatccAAGAGAATTTTTTTGCCCCAACGTCATAAATGGCGCAATTATAAATCTAATGTTTATAAGTTAgatcatttttatcttttaactATAATTACATTAtaattttgttatctttattccACTTACATGTGATGTTATTACTAATTAGCAATTGAGTCCTTAGAGCATCTTTAATGGGAGATAACAACTTGAGGGTGTTACCTAGGATAAATTACATCCAAAAGTTACAATCTATTAGAGTATTTGTTACTTCACAAATTTTAAgggtaaaaaaaagaaaaataaacaagATGGACTTGACATGAAATTAGCCAATAAAAACTTACTTTCCGGAAGCAAAATAATGAGGCGCCTGATGTGCCTCATCTGGCGCGTGTTGCACCTGGTGCCTTCTTGACTCGCTTTCTAGCCCCTTTCTGCTTTATTTGTTCAATTAATGTCAGAGAAAGTTTGTAACCAAACTTGATAACACATCAAATTTGGTAACAATCTCCATGGTAAAGTAGCAACCAAATTGGTTGCACTATAGCTGCTCTTAGCTTCTCAAAACGGTAATGGCCTTGCAATTTAATATTATTGCATACATTAATGTTCCACTAAAATTGATAAATGAACATTAACTTAATTAAAGGGAAATTAATTTATATGGAAAtttttaaaaacttatttataattgcGTTAAAGTAacattttaaattatatcaaactaaataaattattattttgaatatattttaaagattacggtttataaattagaagtgtAGGATATAGTTTTTAAAGTttaagatttatgaattggggtctaaattttttaaataaattaggatataAAGAATATTTTAATTGTGTTATATAaagaatataaataaaaaataataatatattgaaaattatttttgatgatatatatatatatgatgtaattgtaattttataacaacaatatgattttcatgtaaatgGCGTTAATTAAATGATTGATGATTGGAAATACACGAGAGATTCTTTCCCAATCTATATCCAAGTTTTATGAGATATTTTATAAATTCTATTAAATGAAgtcatttttatatataattttgaataGTAAAGCAATCATATACATGTAGTGCAGTGGTATAGATTCGTTTTTAATTGGTCGGATGTATTATTACTAATATATAGTAAAAAGTCTTAGGTTTCACATTAGGATGAAAACGTTTAAATATGAATAATGAACtccgttattattattttgcatTACATATGTATGTAAGTTTGGGCATTTCTTTTATTTCATATATCCACTTTATTCTCTCCATTCAAACAACATTTAAATTGGCATATCTCTAGTTTCAGAGATGGAAAAAGGTTATAAGTTCGAACTCATCctcttaaaaataatatataagaaAACACGTAAATATGCAAATGACGAAAATCTTGTTGCTTTAGTATTTTTTCTCCTGTTGAAATCATTCTCTTGAAGAGGGA includes:
- the LOC136226891 gene encoding F-box protein At3g07870-like isoform X2, which produces MKRKNISKACGPMNRNEEAEAGQVEIQHSGCSIVNLPSHILATILFRLPIKKIVVCKCICKSWYAMISNPEFTKMHYAQSEVLPIARTVNSTHVSRTLYPLELEQDERSMDMFLCQQSHDYSERIRQVCMKTGSKLKIPVRNFPIDSNEAVALNPMDYRYKIVNSCNGFLCLSEPIYNKPAVVCNPVTGEFINLPQVIKGENVDGSSHDHFDCGFGFSPKTNQYKVVKILKQYSPMEKKYGNLVQVHILGTRSWKNIEFAPYSGYTFLFPTYLNGAVHWICLLVKKLILILSFDCEKECFLQLSSPPLREGSRDNVGMGVLGGCLCICDSSDPSLTCVWVMKDYGVETSWTKVFEIDVSCCDRMLYGLYQPIKYMNNGALLMFNYPRSILIYYDPRNHGLKLFGFRPIKSKFEILAHTPSLISLKDVLAGCEVEVVNVYSRCAGLKLKGEARAISLYLKKDLKVLSDSDCDPDYEFFLYNYIYYESVEYWWGKYDYGFSVLA
- the LOC136226891 gene encoding F-box protein At3g07870-like isoform X1, yielding MSTTSVMKRKNISKACGPMNRNEEAEAGQVEIQHSGCSIVNLPSHILATILFRLPIKKIVVCKCICKSWYAMISNPEFTKMHYAQSEVLPIARTVNSTHVSRTLYPLELEQDERSMDMFLCQQSHDYSERIRQVCMKTGSKLKIPVRNFPIDSNEAVALNPMDYRYKIVNSCNGFLCLSEPIYNKPAVVCNPVTGEFINLPQVIKGENVDGSSHDHFDCGFGFSPKTNQYKVVKILKQYSPMEKKYGNLVQVHILGTRSWKNIEFAPYSGYTFLFPTYLNGAVHWICLLVKKLILILSFDCEKECFLQLSSPPLREGSRDNVGMGVLGGCLCICDSSDPSLTCVWVMKDYGVETSWTKVFEIDVSCCDRMLYGLYQPIKYMNNGALLMFNYPRSILIYYDPRNHGLKLFGFRPIKSKFEILAHTPSLISLKDVLAGCEVEVVNVYSRCAGLKLKGEARAISLYLKKDLKVLSDSDCDPDYEFFLYNYIYYESVEYWWGKYDYGFSVLA